AATGAGCGTATAGCAAATGATGTGTTGCACAAACTGTTCAAACAGCACAATATTTATATGACACAAAACCTCCCCCTCCACACAGACCAACTTGAAGTGTTGCAGAAAGTCCTTCACAGTCTTACGAGTGTCCAGCCTTTTACTTTGGCCTTGCTTTTTAAAGTGAATGCGCACAGTTACATTTCCATGTCTTCTTCCCCAGAATTGTGAGCCACAGGAAAACTGTACAGAGGAGAGTATGTGGCTGCAGGTGGACTGGAGGGGCTGAGAGGTGTGTGAGGGGTGGGAGATGGACATGGAGTCGGGGGCTGCCGAGAGCCCGTTTGTTGTTTGCGATGTTTTTGTAAAGAGCCCTTCAGCCTCCGAGAGAAGTCGTCGTCTGGTGGTCGCCACagcaccagctccatgcaggaATGACTCCTAAATTCACAAGAAAGAACAAATCAGCATTAGATGGATCCGTCTTCAAGTGTGAGTTAGTTCATAACTTTAATTTGTTCCATAATGTTCCAGTAACAGTATAATGACAACATACACAGACTGGGCTACTGTGTGGGGGAGGATGTCACTAATGCCACGCTGCAGACCCTCCTTCAAACTGTCAGAGAGTACCAGCACTGGCCGTCTCTGAGCTGGCTCTACATCAagatcttcatcctcatcatcatcctccagtGTTATTCTAGGACACATCAATATCGCAGTATTTATTTACAGGAACAGAGGGCAGAGTGTGTGCTGAAGCACTCAATGACAAAACAGCAAGCCTCAATACAAGCAATGAAACTAACAAATACCTAACTAACAAATATGCTTCCAATGTAGAAGTTTACTATAAACAATGTTTTTGATAAATTATCGATAGTATTCTAAAATCAGAAACCAGATTGTTCTCTAAAATGTCTTTCTGTAAATCCAgttgtacaaaaacaaaaaacaacaaatcacttTTATAGTATCTtcatgttttttgttatttctttgtaATCAGTGGTGGATGGGAAAGTGACACTACACATCTTCACACATGTTGTACCTTGTTAACAACAGATGATCACAGCATACTGTACCTGTCTTCAATCTCCTGCAGTTTCCTCTGAGCTGCCTCTATCTCCATGCAGGAGTTCTCCGTGTCAGGCCTGGACAAGGCAGCGGAGGGGGGCTGTGGCAGAGTCAGGTTCTGGGGTGCTGGGTTGGGCTGTGAAAGTGAAGGGGGCgtctgctgcacagacagaggGGGACAGCTGTTTGCTGTGGGCCAGTCAGGAGGAGCACTAGCACTTGAGTTTT
The genomic region above belongs to Parambassis ranga chromosome 9, fParRan2.1, whole genome shotgun sequence and contains:
- the ccdc117 gene encoding coiled-coil domain-containing protein 117 isoform X1, whose translation is MYSFSGPTSLPEFDFGSPISGHLQKASVSNNWETRCLRKHRRRVDDEGCSAKKRRLMCEEVDISENSSASAPPDWPTANSCPPLSVQQTPPSLSQPNPAPQNLTLPQPPSAALSRPDTENSCMEIEAAQRKLQEIEDRITLEDDDEDEDLDVEPAQRRPVLVLSDSLKEGLQRGISDILPHTVAQSVSHSCMELVLWRPPDDDFSRRLKGSLQKHRKQQTGSRQPPTPCPSPTPHTPLSPSSPPAATYSPLYSFPVAHNSGEEDMEM
- the ccdc117 gene encoding coiled-coil domain-containing protein 117 isoform X2, which translates into the protein MYSFSGPTSLPEFDFGSPISGHLQKASVSNSWETRCLRKHRRRVDDEGCSAKKRRLMCEEVDISENSSASAPPDWPTANSCPPLSVQQTPPSLSQPNPAPQNLTLPQPPSAALSRPDTENSCMEIEAAQRKLQEIEDRITLEDDDEDEDLDVEPAQRRPVLVLSDSLKEGLQRGISDILPHTVAQSVSHSCMELVLWRPPDDDFSRRLKGSLQKHRKQQTGSRQPPTPCPSPTPHTPLSPSSPPAATYSPLYSFPVAHNSGEEDMEM